The following proteins are encoded in a genomic region of Cryptomeria japonica chromosome 11, Sugi_1.0, whole genome shotgun sequence:
- the LOC131041128 gene encoding WAT1-related protein At5g07050 — protein sequence MGKWMDLFETSKPYIGMTWLQFGYAGMDIITKVALNQGMSHFVLVVYRHAVATVVLAPFAFFLERKVMPRITFIMFCQIFALGLLGPVLDQNLYYLGLKYTSPTFAGAMTNLVPAITFVMALLFRMEKVKIRELRSQAKIVGTIVCVGGAMVMTFYKGHILPSFWSSQQTSSHAVSSSTHDSRWIKGAMFLAASTLAWGGLFVLQASVVKKFSAQLSLTTLICLMGTLQSAAVTLALERRPSAWAIGLDMKLVAAVYSGIVGSGIAYYVQGLCMEIKGPVFATAFSPLEMIIVAIMDSIIFARRIFMGMILGGIFIVLGLYGVLWGKAGNDTENSSTSSEMLPVSLHKFENDMQAYTSSEAIPPNPDTILLDIKNHALGK from the exons ATGGGGAAGTGGATGGATTTGTTTGAGACATCAAAACCATATATAGGAATGACATGGCTACAATTTGGGTATGCTGGAATGGACATCATCACAAAGGTTGCTCTAAACCAAGGAATGAGTCACTTTGTTCTGGTGGTATACAGGCATGCTGTAGCTACTGTTGTGCTTGCTCCTTTTGCCTTCTTTCTTGAGAG GAAGGTGATGCCCAGAATCACATTTATCATGTTTTGTCAGATTTTTGCACTGGGTTTGTTGGG GCCTGTCCTGGATCAAAACCTCTATTACTTGGGGTTGAAATACACCTCTCCCACTTTTGCTGGTGCAATGACTAACTTGGTCCCTGCAATCACTTTTGTAATGGCTCTTTTATTCAG AATGGAAAAGGTGAAGATTAGGGAACTGCGTAGTCAAGCAAAGATTGTGGGAACAATAGTATGTGTAGGAGGAGCAATGGTGATGACTTTCTACAAAGGTCATATTCTGCCCAGTTTTTGGTCTTCGCAGCAGACCTCATCACATGCTGTCTCGTCATCCACTCATGATAGTCGTTGGATCAAGGGTGCCatgtttttggctgcttcaacACTTGCATGGGGTGGCTTGTTTGTTCTTCAA GCTTCAGTTGTTAAGAAGTTTTCTGCTCAGCTTTCGTTGACAACTCTAATATGCCTCATGGGAACGTTACAGTCAGCTGCAGTCACTTTAGCTCTTGAACGACGTCCTTCTGCATGGGCAATTGGATTGGATATGAAGCTTGTTGCAGCTGTCTACTCT GGAATAGTGGGTTCAGGAATTGCATATTATGTGCAAGGACTGTGCATGGAGATAAAGGGGCCTGTATTTGCCACAGCATTCAGTCCATTGGAGATGATTATTGTAGCAATCATGGACTCTATAATTTTTGCTCGGAGAATCTTCATGGGAAT GATTTTGGGAGGAATTTTCATAGTACTTGGATTGTATGGAGTTCTGTGGGGAAAAGCAGGGAATGATACAGAAAACTCTTCCACTTCTTCAGAGATGCTCCCTGTTTCTCTTCATAAGTTTGAGAATGACATGCAAGCATATACCAGCAGTGAGGCTATTCCACCTAACCCAGATACTATTCTTCTAGATATAAAGAACCATGCATTAGGAAAGTAA